A stretch of Lepisosteus oculatus isolate fLepOcu1 chromosome 11, fLepOcu1.hap2, whole genome shotgun sequence DNA encodes these proteins:
- the sdc3 gene encoding syndecan-3 isoform X2: MKLPCLIALGSILLLLGDTATAYRWPRASEEVGPMDTEGSTDDGFIDDEDLYSGSGSGFPVVQLKPRNKVTFSTEVPVSLSTTQATSPAPSVPPAAMPTGTQRPLVEPGENEKESSSLATESGRQEPGSSASVPMATTSSATTTAQQTVPTTSATDLSTTEEVREDVFIPEETEERRTTALPTAEPAAAVTTTITATTAVLRRRKTMSSTPTIPTAMSTTAAASAPGRNRPWAPATATPTAAPSSSTVRLRPAQTTTLLPRTELQTEQTTSGLFLSSTAQTDVPDGSLTNEVGLAGPSGDFEIEDGNTSNEIVKSKTKEPEDKVEPDFTGNTIDTGSSAAQLPQKNILERKEVLIAVIVGGVVGALFAAFLVMLLVYRMKKKDEGSYTLEEPKQATVTYQKPDKQEEFYA; the protein is encoded by the exons GCTTATCGCTGGCCGCGAGCTTCAGAGGAGGTGGGCCCGATGGACACAGAAGGTTCAACTGATGATGGGTTTATCGACGATGAGGATTTATACTCTGGCTCCGGCTCTGGCT TCCCTGTTGTACAGCTGAAGCCGAGAAACAAGGTGACCTTCAGCACGGAAGTGCCAGTCTCGCTCTCCACCACGCAGGCCACCTCGCCAGCCCCCTCCGTGCCACCTGCTGCCATGCCAACAGGTACCCAGCGCCCGCTGGTGGAGCCAGGGGAGAACGAGAAGGAGAGCAGCTCCCTAGCCACGGAGTCAGGCCGCCAAGAGCCCGGCTCTTCCGCTTCTGTCCCCATGGCGACGACCAGCTCGGCCACCACCACGGCCCAGCAGACAGTGCCCACGACCAGTGCCACGGACCTCAGCACCACAGAAGAGGTCAGGGAGGACGTCTTCATCCCAGAGGAGACCGAGGAGAGACGCACCACTGCCCTGCCCACCGCTGAGCCCGCCGCTGCCGTTACAACCACGATCACGGCCACCACGGCGGTCCTCCGCAGAAGGAAAACCATGTCAAGCACTCCCACCATTCCTACGGCGATGTCTACCACAGCTGCAGCCTCCGCCCCTGGCCGAAACAGGCCCTGGGCTCCAGCAACAGCCACCCCCACTGCTGCTCCTTCCTCTTCGACTGTGAGGCTCCGTCCTGCACAGACCACCACCCTCCTCCCAAGGACAGAGCTCCAGACAGAGCAGACCACCTCCGGCCTGTTCCTCAGCTCTACAGCACAG ACGGATGTGCCAGATGGCAGCCTCACGAACGAAGTAGGCTTGGCCGGGCCAAGTGGTGATTTCGAGATCGAGGACGGCAACACCAGCAATGAGATTGTGAagagcaaaaccaaggagccgGAGGACAAAGTGGAACCCGACTTCACTGGGAACACCATTGACACTGGTAGCTCTGCTGCCCAGCTCCCACAGAAGAACATACTGGAGAGGAAGGAGGTTCTCATAG CTGTGATCGTGGGTGGAGTGGTGGGGGCTCTCTTCGCCGCCTTCCTGGTCATGTTGCTGGTGTACCGGATGAAGAAGAAGGACGAGGGCAGCTACACTCTGGAGGAGCCCAAGCAGGCCACAGTCACCTACCAGAAACCAGACAAGCAAGAGGAGTTCTATGCATAA
- the sdc3 gene encoding syndecan-3 isoform X1: MKLPCLIALGSILLLLGDTATAYRWPRASEEVGPMDTEGSTDDGFIDDEDLYSGSGSGFPVVQLKPRNKVTFSTEVPVSLSTTQATSPAPSVPPAAMPTGTQRPLVEPGENEKESSSLATESGRQEPGSSASVPMATTSSATTTAQQTVPTTSATDLSTTEEVREDVFIPEETEERRTTALPTAEPAAAVTTTITATTAVLRRRKTMSSTPTIPTAMSTTAAASAPGRNRPWAPATATPTAAPSSSTVRLRPAQTTTLLPRTELQTEQTTSGLFLSSTAQTDVPDGSLTNEVGLAGPSGDFEIEDGNTSNEIVKSKTKEPEDKVEPDFTGNTIDTGSSAAQLPQKNILERKEVLIAVMMGGLLAVVFADFLVIAVIVGGVVGALFAAFLVMLLVYRMKKKDEGSYTLEEPKQATVTYQKPDKQEEFYA, from the exons GCTTATCGCTGGCCGCGAGCTTCAGAGGAGGTGGGCCCGATGGACACAGAAGGTTCAACTGATGATGGGTTTATCGACGATGAGGATTTATACTCTGGCTCCGGCTCTGGCT TCCCTGTTGTACAGCTGAAGCCGAGAAACAAGGTGACCTTCAGCACGGAAGTGCCAGTCTCGCTCTCCACCACGCAGGCCACCTCGCCAGCCCCCTCCGTGCCACCTGCTGCCATGCCAACAGGTACCCAGCGCCCGCTGGTGGAGCCAGGGGAGAACGAGAAGGAGAGCAGCTCCCTAGCCACGGAGTCAGGCCGCCAAGAGCCCGGCTCTTCCGCTTCTGTCCCCATGGCGACGACCAGCTCGGCCACCACCACGGCCCAGCAGACAGTGCCCACGACCAGTGCCACGGACCTCAGCACCACAGAAGAGGTCAGGGAGGACGTCTTCATCCCAGAGGAGACCGAGGAGAGACGCACCACTGCCCTGCCCACCGCTGAGCCCGCCGCTGCCGTTACAACCACGATCACGGCCACCACGGCGGTCCTCCGCAGAAGGAAAACCATGTCAAGCACTCCCACCATTCCTACGGCGATGTCTACCACAGCTGCAGCCTCCGCCCCTGGCCGAAACAGGCCCTGGGCTCCAGCAACAGCCACCCCCACTGCTGCTCCTTCCTCTTCGACTGTGAGGCTCCGTCCTGCACAGACCACCACCCTCCTCCCAAGGACAGAGCTCCAGACAGAGCAGACCACCTCCGGCCTGTTCCTCAGCTCTACAGCACAG ACGGATGTGCCAGATGGCAGCCTCACGAACGAAGTAGGCTTGGCCGGGCCAAGTGGTGATTTCGAGATCGAGGACGGCAACACCAGCAATGAGATTGTGAagagcaaaaccaaggagccgGAGGACAAAGTGGAACCCGACTTCACTGGGAACACCATTGACACTGGTAGCTCTGCTGCCCAGCTCCCACAGAAGAACATACTGGAGAGGAAGGAGGTTCTCATAG ctGTGATGATGGGAGGCTTGCTGGCAGTGGTCTTCGCAGATTTCCTGGTGATAG CTGTGATCGTGGGTGGAGTGGTGGGGGCTCTCTTCGCCGCCTTCCTGGTCATGTTGCTGGTGTACCGGATGAAGAAGAAGGACGAGGGCAGCTACACTCTGGAGGAGCCCAAGCAGGCCACAGTCACCTACCAGAAACCAGACAAGCAAGAGGAGTTCTATGCATAA